The DNA sequence CACCGAACCAGTTTTCCGTCCGCAGCCCGGGTACCCGCGAGAACTCGCCGGAGTTGTTCGTCACCAGGGTGCAGCCCGCCGCCAACGCCTGGGCGGCCAGCAGGGTGTCGAGGGGTCCGATGGGCGTTCCTTCGCTTTCCAGGTGCGCTCGAAGCGGCCCATACGCGCCGGCAGCCTCCTCGCCGAAGACCAGGGTCTCGAACCGCGCCAGAAAGTGCTCCAGGCGGGCGCCGTTGGCTTCCCGGCGAGCACTCTTCGCTACGCCGAAGCGGAGCTCGGCGAGCGTCACCGCGGAGATGAGGACGTCGCCGTACTCCAGCCCGTCCATGTGCCGAAGAGCCCCCTCGTAGCCGGGCCTGCGGTTGATCAGGTAGATACAGGTGTCGGTGTCGAGCAGGAAGGGCATCAGGAGTCGAACTCCCGTTGCTCGGACTCCCGGGGCTGGTCTCGCTCGATCTGGAACTCCGGGTCGAGGAGGTCGAGGGCCGCTTTCAGGTCTCCCCACGCATAGCGCTTCGGAAACAGAAGGACGGCTTCTCCGAGTCTCTTCACCACGACCTCGTCGCCTTCGAAGCGAAATTCCTTCGGCAGCCGAACCGCCTGGCTTCCCCCGTTTTGAAAGAGCTTTGCCGTCTGCATGTGCCTTCCCTCTGGGAGAGTCGAGACACAGTCTAGACATGGCCCCGCGCCGAGGCAAGCCTCACCTCGTCCCTCGGCAGGCTCGCAGGAAGGCTCGTAGGGTGCGTCGAGACGCACCGCGAAGCACAGACTTGCCGCCC is a window from the Thermodesulfobacteriota bacterium genome containing:
- a CDS encoding PIN domain-containing protein produces the protein MPFLLDTDTCIYLINRRPGYEGALRHMDGLEYGDVLISAVTLAELRFGVAKSARREANGARLEHFLARFETLVFGEEAAGAYGPLRAHLESEGTPIGPLDTLLAAQALAAGCTLVTNNSGEFSRVPGLRTENWFGAEMGGPGHPRSAST
- the vapB gene encoding type II toxin-antitoxin system VapB family antitoxin — protein: MQTAKLFQNGGSQAVRLPKEFRFEGDEVVVKRLGEAVLLFPKRYAWGDLKAALDLLDPEFQIERDQPRESEQREFDS